A window of the Oncorhynchus masou masou isolate Uvic2021 chromosome 13, UVic_Omas_1.1, whole genome shotgun sequence genome harbors these coding sequences:
- the LOC135553070 gene encoding small ribosomal subunit protein mS23-like, producing MAGSRLEKFGTVFTRVRDLMRSGVVKQSDKPIWYDVYKAFPPKKDPLYVRPVAKIYGKKEEAVPDIFYREDEIRAKFYEVYGTGPRAFDLTKSNFVSTCQRFVEKYTELESRGELEKHSLFEETGKALLAEGLVLRRRGGPAVASVTRDPVLGMKLTDMLAELQTDAPGETPTPGEETQAPVTPQ from the exons ATGGCTGGAAGTCGACTTGAAAAATTTGGAACAGTGTTCACGCG agtcagagATCTTATGCGTTCTGGAGTTGTCAAACAGTCTGACAAGCCCATTTGGTATGATGTATACAAGGCCTTTCCACCCAAGAAAGACCCACTTTATGTCAGACCAGTGGCCAAGATCTATGGGAAGAAAGAAGAGGCTGTGCCTGACATCTTCTACAGAGAGGATGAAATCAGAGC GAAATTCTATGAGGTGTATGGAACAGGGCCCAGAGCTTTTGATCTCACCAAGTCCAACTTTGTTTCAACATGCCAAAG GTTTGTGGAGAAGTATACAGAGTTAGAGAGCAGGGGAGAACTGGAGAAACATTCCCTGTTTGAGGAGACTGGGAAAGCTCTCCTTGCTGAGGGCTTAGTATTAAGGAGGAGGGGTGGTCCTGCG GTGGCGTCAGTGACCAGGGATCCAGTGTTGGGCATGAAGCTGACTGACATGCTGGCGGAACTGCAGACAGATGCACCTGGCGAAACACCGACACCAGGAGAAGAGACACAAGCACCAGTGACTCCACAGTAG
- the LOC135553071 gene encoding nitric oxide synthase, inducible-like isoform X1: MVFPYMLMNCIYFTIMEMVLQDDETKIALQTKPKKWETRASRCPLSIPVRNVKDGSRLNDMLHHQAVKNQQCTSQVCEGSVMTPKALMRCPKDTPLEIRPQAIDLINQYYKSFKIPKIEHHLARLEEVAMEIGSCGTYSLTMDELVFGARQAWRNAPRCIGRIQWSNLQVFDARKCKTTQDMFKSLCEHLQFATNGGNLRSAITVFPPRKEDMLDFRVWNSQLVKYAGYQMPDGSIQGDPSSVEFTEICIRLGWKPRYGLFDVLPLVLQVNGEDPDLYEIPPHLILEVPMEHPQYKWFQDLGLKWYALPAVSNMLMEIGGLEFPACPFNGWYMGTEIGVRDFCDYQRYNVLEEVGRRMGLETHKLSSLWKDQALVTINVAVIYSFQKNKVTITDHHSAAESFMMHMETEFRLRGGCPADWAWLVPPMSGSLTPVFHQEMVNYILSPFFYYQPDPWTTHVWRNREMCLRKQQISFKAVARAALFSSILMSRVLANRVRCTVLYATETGKSQTLAQRLNSMLKCAFNCRLLCMEDYNFSDMEQESLLVVVTSTFGNGDSPGNGESFKKQLFSLQYLRNKLRYCVFGLGSRMYPQFCAFAHAVDAKLEELGAERVTPTGEGDELNGQEEAFSAWALTTLKDVYKEFNIQGQLSLQLPGAERLREAWDPLRYRVALETCSQDHITALSAIHSKTVFPMKLKRRQNLQSPHSSRSTILVELERETSAEVMNFAPGDHVGVFPGNLPQLVAGILKFLPHTAPTNQCLRLEYRSDSCLDDEKNWQTVRRIPACPLSQALTYFLDVTTPPCQNLLHKLSQLARQEGHCQRLLTLANDSQEYTTWKMFRVPNFLEVLEEFPSLEPSAAFLLSQLPLLKPRLYSISSSPQLHPNELHLTLTVLNYHTQDGQGPLHHGVCSTWLDTIKKGDLVPCFIYSSGGFHLPTEPSTPVILVGAGSGIAPFRSFWQQRLHDMKQPGFSGSPMSLVFGCQSSETDHLYKEETLEMRRQGVLKSVTTTYSRQPGHPKIYVQDVLREKMAGEVLSVLHQKDGHFYVCGGVNMAQGVTLAVQEILSSQLGITLTQAGEYLAQLKIQKRYHEDIFGAQFQK, from the exons ATGGTATTTCCATATATGTTAATGAACTGCATTTATTTTACAATTATGGAGATGGTGCTTCAAgatgatgaaaccaaaatagctCTGCAGACTAAACCAAAGAAG TGGGAAACAAGAGCAAGCAGGTGTCCGTTGTCTATACCTGTGCGTAACGTGAAGGATGGCTCAAGACTCAATGATATGCTGCACCACCAGGCAGTTAAG AACCAACAATGCACATCACAAGTTTGTGAAGGTTCTGTCATGACTCCCAAGGCTCTAATGCGCTGTCCCAAAGATACTCCTCTTGAGATCCGACCTCAGGCAATTGACCTAATCAACCAATACTACAAGTCCTTCAAAAT CCCCAAAATTGAACATCACCTTGCCAGATTGGAGGAAGTTGCTATGGAGATAGGTTCCTGTGGAACTTATTCGCTGACTATGGACGAATTAGTGTTTGGTGCTCGACAAGCATGGAGGAACGCCCCAAGATGCATCGGCAGGATTCAGTGGTCCAATTTACAA GTGTTTGATGCCAGAAAGTGCAAGACTACTCAGGATATGTTCAAGTCTCTGTGTGAACACTTACAGTTTGCCACAAATGGAGGAAACCTAAG GTCTGCGATTACCGTCTTCCCTCCGAGAAAGGAAGACATGCTAGATTTCCGGGTGTGGAACAGCCAGCTGGTGAAGTATGCAGGTTACCAGATGCCTGATGGCAGTATCCAGGGAGACCCATCCAGTGTAGAATTCACTGAG ATCTGTATCCGGCTTGGATGGAAACCTCGGTACGGCCTCTTCGATGTATTGCCACTAGTCCTGCAGGTCAACGGGGAGGACCCAGACCTTTATGAAATCCCTCCACACCTGATCCTGGAGGTTCCCATGGAACACCCTCA GTATAAGTGGTTCCAAGACCTTGGACTGAAGTGGTATGCTCTGCCTGCGGTGTCCAACATGCTGATGGAGATTGGTGGACTTGAATTCCCAGCCTGTCCCTTTAATGGCTGGTACATGGGCACTGAAATTGGTGTGAGGGATTTCTGTGACTATCAGCGTTATAACGTCTTGGAG GAAGTTGGTCGCAGGATGGGCCTGGAGACACACAAGCTGTCCTCACTGTGGAAGGACCAGGCCTTGGTGACCATCAATGTTGCAGTCATATACAGTTTCCAG AAGAACAAGGTGACCATCACAGACCACCACTCTGCAGCCGAGTCCTTTATGATGCACATGGAGACCGAGTTCCGGCTGCGTGGCGGCTGCCCTGCAGACTGGGCCTGGCTGGTTCCTCCCATGTCTGGCTCTCTCACCCCCGTCTTCCACCAGGAGATGGTCAACtacatcctctctcccttcttctacTACCAG CCTGACCCCTGGACGACCCATGTCTGGAGAAATAGGGAGATGTGCCTGAGGAAGCAACAGATCAGCTTCAAAGCGGTGGCCAG GGCGGCTCTCTTTTCTTCAATCCTTATGAGCAGAGTGCTGGCTAACAGGGTGCGTTGCACTGTCCTGTACGCTACTGAAACAGGGAAATCACAGACATTGGCCCAGAGACTGAACTCCATGCTAAAATGTGCCTTCAACTGCAGG TTGCTCTGTATGGAGGACTATAACTTCAGTGACATGGAACAGGAGAGCCTTCTGGTTGTGGTAACAAGCACATTTGGGAATGGAGACTCCCCTGGAAATGGAGAG AGTTTCAAGAAGCAGCTTTTCTCCTTGCAGTATCTCAGGAACAAGTTAAG gtaCTGTGTGTTTGGACTGGGCTCGAGGATGTACCCACAGTTCTGTGCTTTCGCCCATGCCGTGGATGCCAAGCTGGAGGAGCTGGGGGCAGAGCGGGTGACGCCcactggagagggggatgaaCTGAATGGACAGGAAGAGGCCTTCTCTGCCTGGGCTCTCACCACTCTCAAG GATGTATATAAGGAGTTCAACATCCAGGGACAGCTGAGTCTGCAGCTCCCTGGGGCAGAGCGACTCCGCGAGGCCTGGGACCCTCTGAGATATCGTGTAGCACTGGAGACTTGCTCCCAGGACCACATCACAG CACTTTCAGCCATTCACTCTAAAACTGTCTTCCCCATGaaactgaagaggagacagaatcTACAGAGCCCCCATTCAAG CCGGTCCACCATTCTGGTGGAGctggagagggagacaagtgCAGAGGTCATGAACTTTGCCCCAGGAGACCATGTTGGTGTTTTTCCAGGGAATCTCCCTCAACTGGTGGCTGGAATCCTAAAGTTCCTTCCCCATACAGCCCCAACCAACCAGTGCCTACGACTGGAATACCGTTCTGACTCCTGCCTTG ATGATGAGAAAAACTGGCAGACTGTCAGACGCATCCCAGCATGCCCTTTGTCTCAGGCGCTCACCTACTTCCTGGATGTGACCACGCCCCCCTGTCAGAACCTCCTCCACAAGCTCTCTCAGCTGGCAAGACAGGAGGGGCACTGCCAGCGTCTGCTGACCTTGGCAAAT GACTCTCAGGAGTACACGACCTGGAAGATGTTCCGTGTTCCCAACTTCCTGGAAGTCCTGGAGGAGTTCCCGTCTTTAGAACCCTCTGCAGCCTTCCTCCTCAGCCAGCTGCCCCTGCTCAAGCCCCGCCTCTACTCCATCAGCTCCTCCCCTCAGCTCCACCCCAATGAGCTACATCTCACTCTGACGGTGCTCAACTATCACACACAAG ATGGACAGGGTCCTCTTCACCACGGGGTCTGCAGCACCTGGCTGGATACCATTAAGAAAGGAGACCTGGTACCATGTTTCATCTACAG TTCAGGTGGGTTCCACCTCCCAACAGAGCCCAGCACTCCAGTCATTCTGGTGGGGGCTGGCAGCGGCATTGCGCCCTTCAGAAGCTTCTGGCAACAACGGCTACATGACATGAAACAgccag GGTTCTCTGGAAGTCCTATGAGCCTGGTGTTTGGTTGCCAGAGTTCGGAGACAGACCATTTATACAAAGAGGAGACACTGGAGATGAGAAGACAAGGGGTCCTGAAGAGTGTTACAACCACATATTCCCGCCAGCCAGGTCACCCAAAG ATCTATGTCCAGGATGTCTTGAGGGAGAAGATGGCAGGGGAGGTGCTGAGTGTATTGCACCAGAAGGACGGTCACTTCTACGTGTGCGGGGGTGTGAACATGGCCCAGGGAGTTACTCTAGCAGTACAGGAGATTCTGAGCAGCCAGCTTGGCATTACCCTCACCCAGGCAGGAGAATACCTAGCCCAACTAAAG aTTCAGAAGAGGTACCATGAGGACATTTTTGGAGCCCAGTTTCAAAAGTGA
- the LOC135553071 gene encoding nitric oxide synthase, inducible-like isoform X2, producing MVLQDDETKIALQTKPKKWETRASRCPLSIPVRNVKDGSRLNDMLHHQAVKNQQCTSQVCEGSVMTPKALMRCPKDTPLEIRPQAIDLINQYYKSFKIPKIEHHLARLEEVAMEIGSCGTYSLTMDELVFGARQAWRNAPRCIGRIQWSNLQVFDARKCKTTQDMFKSLCEHLQFATNGGNLRSAITVFPPRKEDMLDFRVWNSQLVKYAGYQMPDGSIQGDPSSVEFTEICIRLGWKPRYGLFDVLPLVLQVNGEDPDLYEIPPHLILEVPMEHPQYKWFQDLGLKWYALPAVSNMLMEIGGLEFPACPFNGWYMGTEIGVRDFCDYQRYNVLEEVGRRMGLETHKLSSLWKDQALVTINVAVIYSFQKNKVTITDHHSAAESFMMHMETEFRLRGGCPADWAWLVPPMSGSLTPVFHQEMVNYILSPFFYYQPDPWTTHVWRNREMCLRKQQISFKAVARAALFSSILMSRVLANRVRCTVLYATETGKSQTLAQRLNSMLKCAFNCRLLCMEDYNFSDMEQESLLVVVTSTFGNGDSPGNGESFKKQLFSLQYLRNKLRYCVFGLGSRMYPQFCAFAHAVDAKLEELGAERVTPTGEGDELNGQEEAFSAWALTTLKDVYKEFNIQGQLSLQLPGAERLREAWDPLRYRVALETCSQDHITALSAIHSKTVFPMKLKRRQNLQSPHSSRSTILVELERETSAEVMNFAPGDHVGVFPGNLPQLVAGILKFLPHTAPTNQCLRLEYRSDSCLDDEKNWQTVRRIPACPLSQALTYFLDVTTPPCQNLLHKLSQLARQEGHCQRLLTLANDSQEYTTWKMFRVPNFLEVLEEFPSLEPSAAFLLSQLPLLKPRLYSISSSPQLHPNELHLTLTVLNYHTQDGQGPLHHGVCSTWLDTIKKGDLVPCFIYSSGGFHLPTEPSTPVILVGAGSGIAPFRSFWQQRLHDMKQPGFSGSPMSLVFGCQSSETDHLYKEETLEMRRQGVLKSVTTTYSRQPGHPKIYVQDVLREKMAGEVLSVLHQKDGHFYVCGGVNMAQGVTLAVQEILSSQLGITLTQAGEYLAQLKIQKRYHEDIFGAQFQK from the exons ATGGTGCTTCAAgatgatgaaaccaaaatagctCTGCAGACTAAACCAAAGAAG TGGGAAACAAGAGCAAGCAGGTGTCCGTTGTCTATACCTGTGCGTAACGTGAAGGATGGCTCAAGACTCAATGATATGCTGCACCACCAGGCAGTTAAG AACCAACAATGCACATCACAAGTTTGTGAAGGTTCTGTCATGACTCCCAAGGCTCTAATGCGCTGTCCCAAAGATACTCCTCTTGAGATCCGACCTCAGGCAATTGACCTAATCAACCAATACTACAAGTCCTTCAAAAT CCCCAAAATTGAACATCACCTTGCCAGATTGGAGGAAGTTGCTATGGAGATAGGTTCCTGTGGAACTTATTCGCTGACTATGGACGAATTAGTGTTTGGTGCTCGACAAGCATGGAGGAACGCCCCAAGATGCATCGGCAGGATTCAGTGGTCCAATTTACAA GTGTTTGATGCCAGAAAGTGCAAGACTACTCAGGATATGTTCAAGTCTCTGTGTGAACACTTACAGTTTGCCACAAATGGAGGAAACCTAAG GTCTGCGATTACCGTCTTCCCTCCGAGAAAGGAAGACATGCTAGATTTCCGGGTGTGGAACAGCCAGCTGGTGAAGTATGCAGGTTACCAGATGCCTGATGGCAGTATCCAGGGAGACCCATCCAGTGTAGAATTCACTGAG ATCTGTATCCGGCTTGGATGGAAACCTCGGTACGGCCTCTTCGATGTATTGCCACTAGTCCTGCAGGTCAACGGGGAGGACCCAGACCTTTATGAAATCCCTCCACACCTGATCCTGGAGGTTCCCATGGAACACCCTCA GTATAAGTGGTTCCAAGACCTTGGACTGAAGTGGTATGCTCTGCCTGCGGTGTCCAACATGCTGATGGAGATTGGTGGACTTGAATTCCCAGCCTGTCCCTTTAATGGCTGGTACATGGGCACTGAAATTGGTGTGAGGGATTTCTGTGACTATCAGCGTTATAACGTCTTGGAG GAAGTTGGTCGCAGGATGGGCCTGGAGACACACAAGCTGTCCTCACTGTGGAAGGACCAGGCCTTGGTGACCATCAATGTTGCAGTCATATACAGTTTCCAG AAGAACAAGGTGACCATCACAGACCACCACTCTGCAGCCGAGTCCTTTATGATGCACATGGAGACCGAGTTCCGGCTGCGTGGCGGCTGCCCTGCAGACTGGGCCTGGCTGGTTCCTCCCATGTCTGGCTCTCTCACCCCCGTCTTCCACCAGGAGATGGTCAACtacatcctctctcccttcttctacTACCAG CCTGACCCCTGGACGACCCATGTCTGGAGAAATAGGGAGATGTGCCTGAGGAAGCAACAGATCAGCTTCAAAGCGGTGGCCAG GGCGGCTCTCTTTTCTTCAATCCTTATGAGCAGAGTGCTGGCTAACAGGGTGCGTTGCACTGTCCTGTACGCTACTGAAACAGGGAAATCACAGACATTGGCCCAGAGACTGAACTCCATGCTAAAATGTGCCTTCAACTGCAGG TTGCTCTGTATGGAGGACTATAACTTCAGTGACATGGAACAGGAGAGCCTTCTGGTTGTGGTAACAAGCACATTTGGGAATGGAGACTCCCCTGGAAATGGAGAG AGTTTCAAGAAGCAGCTTTTCTCCTTGCAGTATCTCAGGAACAAGTTAAG gtaCTGTGTGTTTGGACTGGGCTCGAGGATGTACCCACAGTTCTGTGCTTTCGCCCATGCCGTGGATGCCAAGCTGGAGGAGCTGGGGGCAGAGCGGGTGACGCCcactggagagggggatgaaCTGAATGGACAGGAAGAGGCCTTCTCTGCCTGGGCTCTCACCACTCTCAAG GATGTATATAAGGAGTTCAACATCCAGGGACAGCTGAGTCTGCAGCTCCCTGGGGCAGAGCGACTCCGCGAGGCCTGGGACCCTCTGAGATATCGTGTAGCACTGGAGACTTGCTCCCAGGACCACATCACAG CACTTTCAGCCATTCACTCTAAAACTGTCTTCCCCATGaaactgaagaggagacagaatcTACAGAGCCCCCATTCAAG CCGGTCCACCATTCTGGTGGAGctggagagggagacaagtgCAGAGGTCATGAACTTTGCCCCAGGAGACCATGTTGGTGTTTTTCCAGGGAATCTCCCTCAACTGGTGGCTGGAATCCTAAAGTTCCTTCCCCATACAGCCCCAACCAACCAGTGCCTACGACTGGAATACCGTTCTGACTCCTGCCTTG ATGATGAGAAAAACTGGCAGACTGTCAGACGCATCCCAGCATGCCCTTTGTCTCAGGCGCTCACCTACTTCCTGGATGTGACCACGCCCCCCTGTCAGAACCTCCTCCACAAGCTCTCTCAGCTGGCAAGACAGGAGGGGCACTGCCAGCGTCTGCTGACCTTGGCAAAT GACTCTCAGGAGTACACGACCTGGAAGATGTTCCGTGTTCCCAACTTCCTGGAAGTCCTGGAGGAGTTCCCGTCTTTAGAACCCTCTGCAGCCTTCCTCCTCAGCCAGCTGCCCCTGCTCAAGCCCCGCCTCTACTCCATCAGCTCCTCCCCTCAGCTCCACCCCAATGAGCTACATCTCACTCTGACGGTGCTCAACTATCACACACAAG ATGGACAGGGTCCTCTTCACCACGGGGTCTGCAGCACCTGGCTGGATACCATTAAGAAAGGAGACCTGGTACCATGTTTCATCTACAG TTCAGGTGGGTTCCACCTCCCAACAGAGCCCAGCACTCCAGTCATTCTGGTGGGGGCTGGCAGCGGCATTGCGCCCTTCAGAAGCTTCTGGCAACAACGGCTACATGACATGAAACAgccag GGTTCTCTGGAAGTCCTATGAGCCTGGTGTTTGGTTGCCAGAGTTCGGAGACAGACCATTTATACAAAGAGGAGACACTGGAGATGAGAAGACAAGGGGTCCTGAAGAGTGTTACAACCACATATTCCCGCCAGCCAGGTCACCCAAAG ATCTATGTCCAGGATGTCTTGAGGGAGAAGATGGCAGGGGAGGTGCTGAGTGTATTGCACCAGAAGGACGGTCACTTCTACGTGTGCGGGGGTGTGAACATGGCCCAGGGAGTTACTCTAGCAGTACAGGAGATTCTGAGCAGCCAGCTTGGCATTACCCTCACCCAGGCAGGAGAATACCTAGCCCAACTAAAG aTTCAGAAGAGGTACCATGAGGACATTTTTGGAGCCCAGTTTCAAAAGTGA